A region of the Kiritimatiellia bacterium genome:
GAATGACAGGCAAGTTTGCATAAACCAGATAAAGAGATGTTTAGAGATCAAGCAAAAACCCTGGCTGGCCTATATTATGAATTGGTCGTTCCCCCCACGAGAGGAAGAAGATGCCTGGCAACTTGATGATATAAAGGAGAAAGGATTTGCGGCAATCCGCGTCCCTCTTTTGGAAAGGCCGTCAGATATAGGCATTCTGGATGACAAAGAAGAAAAATATTGGAAATTTTTAGACCGGTGCCTTGCCAGGGATTTGAAAGTGATTATCGGCGCTCAGCCCGGCACCGCTACCGCCGGCAGGGACATTCCGTTTGCCGAATATAAGACATCCGTGGTTAATGCAATAAAAAAGCTAAAAGATCATCCCGCAATCATTGCGTGGAACTTTGTAGATGAGCCGGAATTATGGTGGGACAAAACGAAAGGAGGAAAGCAGGAAAAAGACCTGACGGATTTTTATAACGGAGTTAAACAAGTTGACCCATATCGTCCTGCTTTCGTCAACTATTCAACCTGGCCAGAGACCGGCCCGCAGTACGGCTCCCTCCTCGCCAACGATATTGGTTCGATAGATGTTTATCCTATTGGCAACGCCTTTGCCAATAATCCTGATTTGAGAAACATTGTGCCACATATTGCGGCAATGAACAAGAATTGCTCGGCGCTGAACAAACCCAGCGGCTGGTTCCATCAATTTTTTTTCGCGGGATACCGCGAGCCGACTCCAGACGAGGTTAAATGCATGACGTATTTGAATTTTATCTACGGCACGCGTCTTTTTAATTACTTTACGTACAAACCGATGAGCGCATCCCTCTGGAATTCAATGAAGCCGCTGGGCAATGAGCTTAAAATGCTGTTCAACCTCACATCAGATGAGAATAGTCATGAGTTGGCCGCGGGTAATCTTAACAACAAAGGGTTTCATTATTGCATGTGGCGCCTGCCGGACAGTTATTTACTGATATGCGCCAATCTTTGCAATATTCCCTGCAAGGTAACTTTTGATATATCTGATTTTTCAACGACAAAAGGCAAAGCAAAAGCGCTTTTTAAGAAGGAAACCATAATGATCAATAAGGGGATATTTTGTGATTGTTACGATGCGCTCGAGTGTAAAGCATATCAAATTACAATCAGAAACAAGTTTTGGTTTATATCGGCGCTGAAGCAAAAAATTAATGAGAGGTGACGCTTATGAGCAAGGCAAAACTGGCAATACATGGCGGCAAACCGGTAATCGATAGAGACAAAACAGGCAAATGGCCCATAATAACTTCTGAAGACATTGCCAGCGTGACGCATGTTTTGAGAAGCGGGATCATCGGAGGAATAAACGCTCCGGAAGCGGTAGCTTTGAGGAAAGAATGGGCGTCTTATACAGGCGCCGCACATTGCCTTACTTTAAACAGCGGGACAGCGGCTTTGCATATTGCCGTTGCCGCCGCAGGCGTCGGGCCGGGAGATGAAGTTATTACTTCGGCGTATTCCTTCAGCGCTTCTGCGTTAGCCGTCTTGCATCACAATGCGATTCCCATATTTGTGGATATAGATCATTCTACCCCCAACATTAATCCTAAAAAAATAGAGAAAAAAATCAGTCCCAGGACAAAAGCCATTATACCGGTTCATATGGAGGGTTTGCCTTGTGACATGGATGAAATTAACGCTATAGCCAGAAAACATAAACTTGTTGTCATTGAGGACGCTTGTCAGGCGCATGGTGCGTTATATAAAGGCAGAAAAGCCGGTTCGCTGGGGGATATGGCCGCGTTCAGCCTTAACTTTACCAAGAATCTTACCGGCGGGGAAGGAGGACTGTTTACCACCAATCGTGATAAATATCTGAAAAATGCCGGCAAAGTTGCCTCTTTTGGGGAAGTTATAAAAAATAACGCGCCGCGCGCGTATCGGTCTTCTTGTCTGGGGTGGATGTACCGCCCCTGCGAGATTACGATGGCATTGGCGAGAAGCCAGCTAAAACGACTGGATGAATATAATTACGCGCGGCAGAAAAATTGCGAATATCTTTCGCGGGAACTTGCCGAAATAAAAGGTGTAATCCCCCCCATCGTGCCCGCCGACAGGACGCATGTCTACCATATATATCGTATAAGGCTTGATCCCAAGGCCATGGGCATTGACATGGACAGCAGAAACTTCAGAATGAGCGTTCAAAAAGCCTTAAATGCCGAAGGCGTATTTGCGCACGAATATCAATCAATTCCGTTGCCAGGTCATGAAATATACCAACTAAAGGAAGGTTATGGCCACGGGTGCCCATGGTCTTGCCCGCATTCAAGAAAAACGGAATATAGGTCGGAAGATTATGCGGAAGTTCTAAACATGATTGACAATTCATTTGTGTTGGTGTCGGAAATAGCGCCGCCAAACGGAAAAGAGCTCATGGGAAAGATAGTTGAAGCATTTCGCAAAGTTTTTGAAAACATCGCGGAAGTGTTGGAGAATAAATGATGAAGAGGGCGCTTGCGGAAATATTTTAACGGCCGGCAAATAGAAAAAAACGCGCCCGCAAAAAAAAGAGAGAAGCCCCATGTCCCTCAATTTTTTTGATATCAATGCTTTCATCGGCAGACCAAAGGGAAAAGCGCGCTTTAATCCAATTGCCAGCTCGGCCGAACTGCTTGGGGCAATGGATACATCCGGAATTCAAAAAGCTGTTCTCTGGCACATATCTCAATATGATTATTCGGCGGTTGAAGGAAACCGGATTTTAAACGAAATGGTTCTGAAAACAGACCGCCTTTTTGGTTGCTGGACGCTTCTGCCGCCCCAAACAGGAGAGGTCATAACGGATGATTTTTTTGCCGGAATGGAGCGGAATCGCATCATCGCGCTTCGCGCTTTCCCCGATTTCCACAGGTTTTTTTTGAGCCGGACCGTATTTAATGGTTTTCTGGAGGAAGTAGTCGCCCGTCGTATTCCGCTCCTGCTCTCATTGGCCAGAGGCATTTCCTGGTCCGGCGTATACAACCTTCTCCAGGATTTTCCCGATCTTACCTGCATTCTCTGCGAAATTGGGCTCGCCAATAGATTTTCATGGCCGCTCCTCGAGCATTATCCAAACGTCTATCTTGAAACAAGCCTCCTTTCCTACGCGGCGGAAGGCATTGAATCAACGGTGCGCCGATTCGGCGCCAGAAGGCTTGTGTTTGGAACGGGATTCCCTGAACGTTATCACCTCGCCGCAATAATGGGATTGCTTCACGCCGACATTTCGAATGTTGATAAAGAAAAAATTGCCTGCCAAAATCTAGACAATATTATTTCCGGAATAAAATATGACAAGTAAGTCAAAATTAAGAAAAGAGTTTATTGCGGAAGGAAGGGCCGCCGACTGTCCTGTTTACGACCTTCATGGCCATATGGGATATCATTTTTCTATTCACATGCCTGCAGCAGACACAGAAAGCATGGTGCGGTCAATGAAACGTAACGGCGTGAAAATGCTTGCCTTTTGTCATCATGCCGCGCTTTTCGCGCCGGATATTGGCAATCAGGCGAACATTGAGGCTGTAAGACTTTTCCCCAAACACCTTCGGGCCTACTGCGCAGTAAACCCGAATTATCCGGAGATTGTCAAGAAGGATATGAGAACATTTGCGAGTTACCCTGACGTTTACATCGGCTTTAAATTTCTCGCCGACTATCACGAATGCCCCCTTATGGATGGCCGGTATAAACCTGCGTGGGAATATGCCGACACAAAGAAACTTTTAGTCCTGCTGCACACCTGGGGCGGAAGCCATTATGACGGACCGGAACAAATTGAAAAAGCGGCGCGGGAATACTCTGGCGCGAAAATACTTCTGGGGCATTCCTGCCACGGAGAGTGGGATAAGGCAATAGAATTGGCAAAAACATTTCCGAACATACATCTTGAACTTTGCGCGGTAATGGATGAGCGCGGGATATTGGAGCGATTTGTGGAAAAACTCGGTTCGAAGCGGATCGTTTTTGGCACCGATTTCCCGTGGTTCAACCATCATTATTATATTGGAGCCATCATAAACGCGGGATTGTGCGACGAGGCGCTTCATGATGTTTTTCACAGGAACGCAGAAAAATTGCTGGGGGTTCTTTTTTAAAACCTTTATTAAAAAATCCTGTTGACAAAAATTTTTTTTCGTTTAATATACATGTATAAACAAGTTAAAGATTTTTGCGGCGGAAATCATGTAAATGATGCGCCATGAAATGCATAAATAATAGTTTTCAAGCCGTATTTTTTTTCGGTTTATTCTGGCTGGTACTGGCCGCAGCCCTGCCGGCCGTCGCAGAAAATCACCTTGCGATCAACCCCGGCCATGAGACCGGATATTTTGAGGACTTTGGCAAACCTGATCTTCAACCCACCGACGACGATTTTGAATGGTTCATGCCCATCCATCT
Encoded here:
- a CDS encoding amidohydrolase family protein, yielding MSLNFFDINAFIGRPKGKARFNPIASSAELLGAMDTSGIQKAVLWHISQYDYSAVEGNRILNEMVLKTDRLFGCWTLLPPQTGEVITDDFFAGMERNRIIALRAFPDFHRFFLSRTVFNGFLEEVVARRIPLLLSLARGISWSGVYNLLQDFPDLTCILCEIGLANRFSWPLLEHYPNVYLETSLLSYAAEGIESTVRRFGARRLVFGTGFPERYHLAAIMGLLHADISNVDKEKIACQNLDNIISGIKYDK
- a CDS encoding DegT/DnrJ/EryC1/StrS family aminotransferase, which encodes MSKAKLAIHGGKPVIDRDKTGKWPIITSEDIASVTHVLRSGIIGGINAPEAVALRKEWASYTGAAHCLTLNSGTAALHIAVAAAGVGPGDEVITSAYSFSASALAVLHHNAIPIFVDIDHSTPNINPKKIEKKISPRTKAIIPVHMEGLPCDMDEINAIARKHKLVVIEDACQAHGALYKGRKAGSLGDMAAFSLNFTKNLTGGEGGLFTTNRDKYLKNAGKVASFGEVIKNNAPRAYRSSCLGWMYRPCEITMALARSQLKRLDEYNYARQKNCEYLSRELAEIKGVIPPIVPADRTHVYHIYRIRLDPKAMGIDMDSRNFRMSVQKALNAEGVFAHEYQSIPLPGHEIYQLKEGYGHGCPWSCPHSRKTEYRSEDYAEVLNMIDNSFVLVSEIAPPNGKELMGKIVEAFRKVFENIAEVLENK
- a CDS encoding amidohydrolase family protein, coding for MKRNGVKMLAFCHHAALFAPDIGNQANIEAVRLFPKHLRAYCAVNPNYPEIVKKDMRTFASYPDVYIGFKFLADYHECPLMDGRYKPAWEYADTKKLLVLLHTWGGSHYDGPEQIEKAAREYSGAKILLGHSCHGEWDKAIELAKTFPNIHLELCAVMDERGILERFVEKLGSKRIVFGTDFPWFNHHYYIGAIINAGLCDEALHDVFHRNAEKLLGVLF